A genomic region of Ensifer adhaerens contains the following coding sequences:
- the hisS gene encoding histidine--tRNA ligase — protein MTEKQKKPQKLKARLPRGFVDRSAADIRATDEMIGKIRAVYEHYGFDPVETPLFEYTDALGKFLPDSDRPNEGVFSLTDDDDQWMSLRYDLTAPLARHVAENFNEIQLPFRTYRAGYVFRNEKPGPGRFRQFMQFDADTVGAAGVQADAEMCMMMADTMEALGIARGDYVIRVNNRKVLDGVMEAIGLGGDDKANARLTVLRAIDKLDKFGTEGVRLLLGEGRKDESGDFTKGAGLSSEQIDKVLFFVGITDYATSAADLAALVAGTAKGSEGVEELNTIRSLVMSAGYEADRIKIDPSVVRGLEYYTGPVFEAELQFAVTNEKGEKVVFGSVGGGGRYDGLVSRFMGQPVPATGFSIGVSRLMTALKNLGKLGASEVLAPVVVCVMDRDIESMGHYQRFVQQLRHAGIRAEMYQGNKKNFGDQLKYADRRGSPLAIIQGGDERAAGVVQIKDLIEGKRLSGEIEDNAAWREARVAQVSVPAAELVEKVREMLAAQAEDRARG, from the coding sequence ATGACCGAGAAACAGAAGAAACCGCAGAAGCTCAAGGCGCGCCTTCCGCGCGGCTTCGTCGATCGCTCCGCCGCCGATATCCGCGCGACCGATGAAATGATCGGCAAGATCCGGGCCGTCTACGAGCATTATGGTTTCGATCCGGTCGAAACGCCGCTTTTCGAATATACCGACGCGCTCGGCAAGTTCCTGCCCGACAGCGATCGGCCGAACGAAGGCGTCTTCTCGCTGACGGATGATGACGACCAGTGGATGTCGCTGCGCTACGACCTGACGGCGCCGCTGGCCCGCCACGTCGCCGAGAACTTCAACGAAATCCAGCTGCCGTTCCGCACCTACCGTGCCGGCTACGTCTTCCGCAACGAGAAGCCGGGCCCGGGTCGCTTCCGCCAGTTCATGCAGTTCGACGCCGATACGGTCGGTGCCGCCGGCGTCCAGGCGGACGCCGAAATGTGCATGATGATGGCCGACACCATGGAAGCGCTCGGCATTGCGCGCGGCGACTACGTGATCCGCGTCAACAACCGCAAGGTGCTCGATGGCGTCATGGAGGCGATCGGCCTTGGTGGTGACGACAAGGCCAATGCCCGCCTGACGGTGCTGCGCGCCATCGACAAGCTCGACAAGTTCGGCACCGAAGGCGTGCGGCTGCTTCTCGGCGAAGGCCGCAAGGATGAAAGCGGCGACTTCACCAAGGGCGCGGGCCTGAGCAGCGAGCAGATCGACAAGGTGCTCTTCTTCGTCGGCATCACGGACTATGCGACAAGCGCTGCCGATCTCGCAGCCCTCGTCGCTGGAACGGCCAAGGGTAGCGAAGGCGTCGAGGAACTGAATACCATCCGCAGCCTGGTCATGAGCGCCGGCTACGAGGCCGACCGCATCAAGATTGATCCTTCGGTCGTGCGCGGTCTCGAATACTACACTGGCCCGGTCTTCGAGGCCGAGTTGCAGTTTGCCGTCACCAACGAGAAGGGCGAGAAGGTTGTCTTCGGTTCGGTCGGCGGCGGCGGTCGTTACGATGGGCTGGTGTCGCGCTTCATGGGTCAGCCCGTGCCGGCGACCGGCTTCTCGATCGGCGTTTCGCGTCTGATGACGGCGCTCAAGAACCTCGGCAAGCTCGGCGCGTCCGAGGTGCTTGCCCCGGTCGTCGTCTGCGTCATGGACCGCGACATCGAGAGCATGGGGCACTACCAGCGCTTCGTGCAGCAGCTCCGCCATGCCGGCATCCGCGCCGAAATGTACCAGGGCAACAAGAAGAATTTTGGCGACCAGCTGAAATATGCCGACCGCCGTGGCTCGCCGCTGGCCATCATCCAGGGTGGCGACGAACGCGCTGCCGGCGTCGTCCAGATCAAGGATCTGATCGAGGGCAAGCGCCTGTCGGGTGAGATCGAGGACAATGCAGCCTGGCGCGAGGCGCGCGTGGCCCAGGTTTCCGTTCCGGCGGCCGAACTGGTCGAAAAGGTACGCGAGATGCTGGCGGCCCAGGCCGAGGATCGGGCAAGGGGCTGA
- a CDS encoding DUF305 domain-containing protein has product MSLKPLTTTLALAACLGFPAMAEEMSHGTMHHGSAEAPGPAGDASPASKAFAEANARMHKDMDIAYTGKADIDFVRGMIAHHQGAIDMAKVELEYGKDETIRKLAEEIMKAQEGEIRMMKEWLAKNGG; this is encoded by the coding sequence ATGTCGCTGAAACCGTTGACGACAACCCTCGCGCTCGCCGCCTGTCTCGGCTTTCCGGCAATGGCCGAAGAGATGAGCCACGGCACCATGCATCACGGCTCCGCGGAAGCTCCGGGCCCGGCGGGCGACGCATCACCCGCAAGCAAGGCCTTTGCCGAAGCCAATGCCCGCATGCACAAGGACATGGACATCGCCTATACCGGCAAGGCGGACATCGACTTCGTGCGCGGCATGATCGCTCACCACCAGGGCGCCATCGACATGGCCAAGGTCGAGCTTGAATACGGCAAGGATGAAACGATCCGCAAACTGGCGGAAGAGATCATGAAGGCGCAGGAAGGCGAGATCAGGATGATGAAGGAGTGGCTAGCGAAGAACGGCGGCTGA